AAAAAACGTGAACTCGATCAGATCAAACGCACAGTGGATCATTTGTCGGTAGTAGAAGGTGATAAAAAAGACGAAGAATACAAAGAGTTCGTAACACTGATAGAAGACATGAAGAACCTTACTACCAGCGCCGATAAAGTATTGAACCGTTTGTCGATGGCTGAGAAAAACTGGTTACTTAAGAAGTTTTTAAAGCTTTTTGTCTAAAAACTGTTCGACTGTTTAGTAAATAAGCTTTAACTTTTTCTTTTATTTAACTAGCTTTGCAAACCTGTATATTATCGCTAAAAACTGTATTGGTTTTATTGATGATTGACAGGTTTAAATTATAAATTATTAAACTCAATATAACATCATGGGAAGAGGAGACAAAAGAACCCGCAAAGGAAAGATTTTTTTAGGTAGTTATGGTAAAGTAAGACCTCGCAAAAAGCCAAACACTTACAAGACTACCGAAAAGAAAACTGAGAACAAAGAGTCTTAATAAGAAACTACCCAATGGGTAGTTTTTTTTGCTTTAGCGCCTTGCTACCACTCTTTTTAGCTTGTGATGGTGTATGCCTATCTTCAGTTTTGGGATAAATAAAAGCTTGTCAATCAAAACCTGGTGATTGAATATTTAAC
This is a stretch of genomic DNA from Microscilla marina ATCC 23134. It encodes these proteins:
- a CDS encoding 30S ribosomal protein THX — translated: MGRGDKRTRKGKIFLGSYGKVRPRKKPNTYKTTEKKTENKES
- a CDS encoding GbsR/MarR family transcriptional regulator; translated protein: ALLLVSNESLSTEDVMKKLNISRGNSNMNLRELITWGLVRKEIKPGERREYFVAEKDMWEVSKCIIRERKKRELDQIKRTVDHLSVVEGDKKDEEYKEFVTLIEDMKNLTTSADKVLNRLSMAEKNWLLKKFLKLFV